CAACTGAATTACAACAACTCACATGAAAAGAGATGTCAAGTCTAGTCACTGCAAGATAATTCAACTTTCCAACTAGCCATGTATACCTTCCAGGATTACTGAGTGGTTCCCTTTGTCCTAACAAGATTTTAGCATTCGGATCCATAGGAGTGTTAATGAGTGTACATCCCATCATTCTTGTCTCCTTAAGAATGTCTATGGTATTCTTGCGTTTCGAAATAACAATATCTGATCTGGACTGAGCAACCTCAATACCTAGAAAATATTTCAGTATGTCAAGGTCTTTAGTCTGGAAATGCTAGAAGAGATGTTACTTCAAATTAGTGATACCATCCCGATCATTGCTGGTGATAATGATATCATCAATATTAACCACCAAATAAATACAACAAGTCATGCCAAATTCTTGAATTATTGTACTAAACTTCCCAAACCAACTTCTACAAGACTATTTCAGGCCATAGAGTGACCTGCGCAATCAACATACAAGACTACTAGACTCTCCCTGACCAACAAAAATAGGTGATTGCTCCATATAGACTTTTTCCTCTAGATCATCGTGGAGAAGAGCGTTCTTAATGTCTAACTGATGAAGATGCCAATGACGAACGACAACCATAGATAGAAAAAGGTGGACAAATGCTATTTTAGCTATGGGAGAGAAAGTATCACTGTAATTCAGTCCAAATATTTGAGTATACCTTTTGACAAAAGTGgatctaaaatagagaaaatattgTTGGAAAACTTCGATCTATGAGAAACAGTGCAATGGTTGCTGATAAGTGCTCGAAATCTGGTATAACGTATATGTATCATCTTAGAATCAGGGGACAAATTCATATTGAACAAGAATATTGCCGGAACAGGCTCACACAGCGGTGCGTCTAAAACCCTAGATCTACCCGCTTGTGAGGGTGCGTGAAGGATCTGTGACCGGCGATGCAGGTTGGCTTTTGGTCACTTAGGGTTGTTGGACCTTGAGGTGGTGTTGGATTTTGCACAACACCAACGGATATAGAGATAGCTGCGAGTAGTCATCGAAATTTGCATAGTAACTGTTGATTTCGCTGGAATGATACACAACAGTACTTTTTGAAAAAGTGGTATGGAAGAGGCTTACTCGTGCGGTGTGGTGTAGATCTTGATGGATAACGCTGCTTCCAACGGCGTGTAGGGGCACATAAAAAGTTTTCTGCTGGTGGAATTTTATGGGTTGTGTTGGTTTTTGTAAAATACTGGCGGATATGGGGTTAACACAAAACAACCATAGAAAGTCCTCGAAATTTGATGCACGACGACTATTTTGACCTCATTTTCTTTCATCGGATGTTTCTCACTAATGCTCcgataccatgtgagaaatataagagaaaaatattattgaattgtgtatctacattattacactGAGCCCTATTTATTGACACGACATTACAATCCCTATTCAAGTAGGATTTTAtatactatttctattcctaatCTAATTCTAACGGAAAGATTTAAAGTAATACTGGTTGTTAGGAGTGTTCAAAActaaaatcaaaccaatttaatcggtttttaaattattaaaaccaaatcaaatagaatatatatttattggttttggttgttttttgttttagttcggtttggatcggttgttcggttattaaccatacacaaaaatataagaaatgGTTCATtcaaatgagaaaaaaagacaACCATTCATCCAAAAAGAAATGAATTATTTTCGTGCCATTTTGGATTTTATAATTCTTATATCAGTACCCTAATTATGCTTGACTTCCAGCTTATATTGTCAGGCACTCCGATGCATTAAACAACATAAACTTACAGATTAATGTATAAGCTATTGATATTCTTGCACCAATAAAAGACGTCccattctttaattttttcattagaGTGTTGcattttttgcataaaaaattattcagaAAAGCGCgcgcacacacacacacacatatatatatatatatatatatatataattataaaacacTTGTATATAATTTGTTGGTccggtttggttattttttcggttaattttaacaaaacctaaccaaatattatcagtttttaaaaatataaaaccaaaccaaaccaaataaaaagCGGTTTATTTAATCGGTTCGGTTTGGTTTTTCGTTTTGGATCGGTTTTTACCCAAACCATGAACACCCTACTGGTGGCTAAGGGATCTCCTCAAACTTTTATAGTTGATTATTAGGAGACATATGCTCCCAGTTGCAAAGTCGAACACTATTGCTTTCGAAGTTGGATCCTTGGATATAGTGAATGGTGGATCTAACTTAAAGAACTTCCAAAGTTTTAGAGATTGAAATTTTGTCGGAGAGCATATTTGGCAGTGCTCTTGTGACTTTATAATTAAGTACAAGGACCCAAAATTATCTGGTTCTCAGTGACACTGACCAGTGACTCAAATTATTTTGAGACTGGTTATTTGCATTGTTTGgaagtacttttttttttttttttacctaaaGATGGTGAGGCTTGAACATGGCCAATTTAATATAGCTCCAGGTAACTGTCAAGCATCCTAACTGCGTATGACTCCAGGTTCTGACTACTTGGGAATTGCTCTTTTGCTTGTCgtagaaaatagaaaaataaaccAAGGGAATACGCTGCAAGATGCATAACATTCTCAAGGATCAGGTCAAGATGCTTGATCTTATTGAGGTTAGTTGATCATGATAAATAATGCCTATAAGTAACTTACACTGCTCTAAAAACAGATCTTGTTGCAgaccagtgttatcaaaggcagAGTGCAAAAAACCTCTAACTTCCGTTGGGGGCCTTggggctttaatgaaaaaaggcgcaaagggagaaacaatacaattatatatatttagcgCAAGACTAATATTTATAAGTATGAATAGcaaatatatgaacaaagaaattgatttttttaacgataaagtgaaatatcaattgctTAGTGTCACCTTTTCAGAAAAAAGCTCACTGACAAGGAAAAGTATGCCTTAGACCTTGAAGACCACTTTGAAGAGCACGTTAAATGAGGCAAAACGCTGAACACATTTTGAGCCCTGCTTCAGGGCTTACGCGCGCCTTTAACAATACTGTAATGCAGACACTACCTCGTGTTTTAGATGATTGAACTGATTATGTAGCAGGGTGATATTGTATGTAAGTTTCCTTTGTTGAATACTTCCTGTATGAGGGCTTTCTCTTTTCCTCAATAGGTTATTACTTATACCAAAAAACCCTATTACTCAAAGTCCCCTAGCCATTAATTAATTTCCAGCTGGTTGATATGCTTTCAACAACACATCATCAGAAAGGCTGGTGGAAATATTATGATTGTAGGATCAgacactacaacaacaacaacaacaacaacaacaacccagtgaaatcccacaacgtggggtctggggagggtagattgtacgcagaccttactcctaccaaggtaggacggctgtttccgagagaccctcggctcaaaaaaaaaaaaaaaaaaaaaaaaaaaaaaaaaaaacggaaaagggggtcagataaagttaaaaaaattcaaagcgctatagaaaaataaatcacgaaggcatcacagataaaatagagtaatcaaaagtactgaaagcaataaatagtaacagaaatagcagaaatgagagtacaaggaattgtaatgtgctagtgcgcctatgaatagggaagaataacgatactatgtactagccttctaccctaatgtgggtcctccacagcctcctatctaaggtcatgtcctcggtaagctgtaactgagccatgtcctgtctaatcacctctccccaatacttcttcggcctacccctacctcttctgtagccatccatagccaacctctcacaccttctcactgggtcatctgtgtctctcctcttcacatgcccaaaccatctcagtcgcatttcccgcatcttgtcttccaccgaggccactcctaccttgtcccgaatagcctcatttctaatcctgtcgctcttggtgtgaccacacatccatctcaacattctcatctcggcaactttcatcttttgaatgtgagagatcttaactggccaacactctgccccatacaacatagccggtctaaccaccactttgtagaatttgcccttaagttgtggtggcaccttcttatcgcatagcactccggaagcgagcctccatttcatccacgctgccccaatacgatgtgtgacatcatcgtcaatttccccgctgccttgcatgatagacccaagatacttgaaactacttctcttttgaatagcttgggcaccaagcttaacttccacgccaacctcgtgaggtgtctcactaaacttgcactctaagtactctgtcttggtccgtTGTTGATAACTTAAACCAAAACTATTAAGATTCTGACTGTTGATGGTTGTTATGATTTTAACACTCCATTTGGAAGTGCCTTTGCTGAGTTATGCTGCAATTGAAAGACCAGGTAATATTGTCTAGTGGCCTATTGGATGAGTGAAAAGACTGCAGCCTTTCATTAGTATTTATTTGTTTTCACAAAATAAATTCAGCATGATTAGGCTAATTTTCCATGATTTGTTTGGATTCATCTCTGGAATTGTTAAATGAGTGCTTGCATGGAGATacatttttcccttttttcgAGATATAGTTAAAATTCCAGCTGTAAATAGCAGCTTTATTAAGGTCCATCGCTTCGTTGCTTAAAGCGATGCGAAGTGAACGGTTATAGCTTCATCACTGAGGCTATGCATTTCAAGTAATGATGAACAAAGTGATCCAAATGAGAACCAGTTGGTTCTTTGAATCTCGACTTTAAGTGATTGGATTGAtgtcaaaattattatttgtcgGATGATGAAATTAGTATTTAGTTTTAAGATGTTTATTGTAGTACTAGTTTAAAACAAAGGAATGATTATTGTAGTactaaattcatatatatttgatattttttaattttggtaAATTGTGCACTTCACTTCTCACTTATCGCTTCAAGCTACATGGACCTTGTCGCCTTTTTGCGCTTTTCGTCTTTCAAAATACTGCTAAAAATAGAAAGATGGGTAGGCTAAAAACTATAAAGAAGGTTGGTGTTATTTAGAGAGAGCTAGTGACTGGTTGCATACAATGCCTTTGctcttttaattttctcattcAGGTGAAATTATGTTGGTTCATTTCATTTCCTATCTCCCTTTCCAGTTCAACATTATTGAAGTCCTTTAAAATTTTCCTCCTTTATCCTGATTTTCTTGGATAGCTCTTCATGAAGTCCCTATTCCATGTTCATAATGAAGTAGAAACTGCACAGATCATTCAGTGGCTATATTGTGTATCTCTGTCCTAAATTTTTATTAGAATCTTTAGGAGTTGCTTTCTAGGAACATGTTCATTGGCtgtaattttgtttattttgggGCATCAACTATGTACCTGTTCAATAACACCTTCCTGCAAACTTTTCTTcctattgttatttattttgattgataAACTATTTACCTGTTTGTCATTAAGAATGTGATGTGCTATATTTTCTGGCAATTTCCCCCCCTAATTCGCAGAAAGATGACACACCCAAAAAAATAGTAGtcttaatttataatattttatatccTGTTCTCTATTTTGGGAGGTTGACATCTTTCTTGTACATTGCTATTCCTTTTGCAGCTACTAGCGACAAAGTCGTACAGTCAGATGTCCTTTCAAGTAAAAAGGAAATAACTGGTGAAGTTAAAAGAGAATTGGTTTTTGAAGGGCCTACTAGCTCTTCCACATCTACGGCAAAGGTTAGACGTGGTGATATGAAGGATAGAGGTTCTTTTATAGAAACTAGAGGAAATCATGGCGTCATGAGTAACGTGAGCAATATGTCTGTATCATCAAAGCCTCGCAATACGGAGAGTAGAATTGCTTCAAGATCACAGAGTAAACCTCAGAAAATTGTATGCACTGATCAATTAGAAGACAAATTGAACCAGCTAAATCTTGCAATTGTGAGTCAACTATTTATgtgattcaaaatttcaaacatttAGGATGTCAAATCCACTGATCTTACTCCAAAATTTTCACCATGTAGGTTGGCCATGTTGATTCTGGGAAGTCAACACTATCAGGAAGACTACTACACCTTTTGGGGCAGATATCTCAGAAGGAAATGcacaaatatgaaaaagaggccAAGCAGCAAGTAATCTTTCTTTTTCGCTTCTCATCCGTTTTTGCAAGACATTGTCAAATCTTGATTAGCTGATTGATAAATATCCTATCTATAATCAGGGAAAAGGGTCCTTTGCTTATGCCTGGGCATTGGATGAGAGTGCTGAGGAAAGAGAGAGGGGAATAACTATGACAGTGGCTGTTGCCTACTTTAACACAAAAAGTTACTGTGTTGTACTGCTTGATTCCCCAGGCCATAGAGACTTTGTCCCAAATATGATATCAGGTGCAACACAAGCAGATGCTGCAATTCTCGTAGTTGATGCTTCAATAGGTGCATTTGAAGCTGGCATTGATGTTAGTGGAGGTCAAACAAGGGAGCATGCACAACTTATCAAAAGCTTTGGGGTGGATCAGATAATAATTGCTATTAACAAAATGGATGCAGTGGGATACTCCAAAGAACGTTTTGATACAATTAAGAATAAACTAGGAACATTTCTTCGTTCTTGTAAGTTTAAAGATTCATCAGTGTTGTGGATTCCCCTGAGTGCCATGGAAAACCAAAATTTGGTGACAAGTCCTTCTGATGCAAGATTGTTGTCCTGGTTAGTCTACTGGCCAACTGCTAGCGCTGCTAGGAAGCACAGTGTTACTTGCTATCTTCAACTTTATCGCATTTGCATTTTTTAGAAGAAAATGCTTTCATGGAAGTTTTATGTTTGCCTGTGGCAGAACAATGGAAACGGTAGGATACATAACAAATATATAAGTTAAACTGTATGCAACTGGAATTTGAAACAATTAACGTCTTCTCAAGATTGACAACCCAAATTTGCAAGCTAATAGATGAAATGATGATTGTGCTGTTGAGTAAAAAATTCTGTGGTAAATTAGTATCGTATGCAAATAGCTCGCGAAGCCCCCATTGTCTTGTGTATTTAATAATGAAGGTTTATTTCAGGTTTCAAGGCCCTTGCCTTTTAGACGCCATAGACTCTCTCCAACCTCCCCAAAGAGATTACTCAAAGCCTATATTAATGCCGATATGTGATCTTGTTAAATTACCCTCACAAGGACAGGTGTCAGTATGTGGGAAGTTGGAGACGGGAGCTCTTCAAACTGGAGATAAGGTACTCAATTATCCACTAACGCAAGAGAGATTGTTCTCCTTCATTTTGACACTTAAACATTTAAATTCATCAAGTATCATATCTAGAACAAGATACTTCTCCTTTATTATAGACATGCTATTAGGAAACTTGGGCTTTTAGAGTCATAACTGTACAGGGAGTTATACTGGTGCCTATAGATCATGTCATCAGTCTGACCATCATCCAAATTAACCTGCCCAAACACCATGCTCTCATTTGGAGGGGCTGAGGAAGGCATTAGGCAAGTAAACTTGTATGCTAATTTTCCATCAAGGTGCTTGTACATTTTTTTCTCTGAGTGTAACTCTTTTCTTACTGTATATTTTGcagtattttgaattttatttgggGTGTGTTAGCTGAGGGATAGGAGTTGAAGGCGGTTGTTGTTTGAGCTAGGCTTTGTGCGGATTGAAACCTGAAGTGGTTTTGATTACTTCAATGTTTTATGTCTTGCTCGCTTTTTTCTTTGAAGGGACATCTGCACATTGACAATAATGGGATAGATAGGTACACGGTGAAACACAAAAACACTCTCCCTGTAATGTAAGATACCAGTGAATTAGAGTGTAAGGGCTCAAGTTAACAGAGTGATAGAGTTAAAGGGGACTAAGATAACTAACAGATACTTGCGCAGTCATCTTGTTAGGGCATTGTTGGGACATGCTGTTAGGTCATTACTGCAATTGCCATCATAATTCTAGTATGGTGCAATCATCTATTTGACAGTTTT
This Solanum dulcamara chromosome 1, daSolDulc1.2, whole genome shotgun sequence DNA region includes the following protein-coding sequences:
- the LOC129891300 gene encoding uncharacterized protein LOC129891300 isoform X2; amino-acid sequence: MPRKVNYGVDYEEDFYDYEDYNYDYDDGYEYLETNGSAPETNTNQELVKVGIWHCSICTFDNRASMNVCDVCGNPKQEPVKAGFWCCPICTFDNEDTTNLCDMCGVLRNPLIKGCGGVKASPATSDKVVQSDVLSSKKEITGEVKRELVFEGPTSSSTSTAKVRRGDMKDRGSFIETRGNHGVMSNVSNMSVSSKPRNTESRIASRSQSKPQKIVCTDQLEDKLNQLNLAIVGHVDSGKSTLSGRLLHLLGQISQKEMHKYEKEAKQQGKGSFAYAWALDESAEERERGITMTVAVAYFNTKSYCVVLLDSPGHRDFVPNMISGATQADAAILVVDASIGAFEAGIDVSGGQTREHAQLIKSFGVDQIIIAINKMDAVGYSKERFDTIKNKLGTFLRSCKFKDSSVLWIPLSAMENQNLVTSPSDARLLSWFQGPCLLDAIDSLQPPQRDYSKPILMPICDLVKLPSQGQVSVCGKLETGALQTGDKVLVMPSREMATVRSLEHNSQVCDSAKAGDNVTINLQGIDVNRVMAGDVLCHPEYPIAVTNHLELKILLLDIAVPILIGSQLEFHVHHAKEAARVVKILSLLDPKTGKETKKSPRCLLAKQNAIIQVVLQGMVCIEEHSKCKGLGRVSLRASGRTIALGLVTRVLEKKE
- the LOC129891300 gene encoding uncharacterized protein LOC129891300 isoform X4 — its product is MQAHVYLLGISESITMPRKVNYGVDYEEDFYDYEDYNYDYDDGYEYLETNATSDKVVQSDVLSSKKEITGEVKRELVFEGPTSSSTSTAKVRRGDMKDRGSFIETRGNHGVMSNVSNMSVSSKPRNTESRIASRSQSKPQKIVCTDQLEDKLNQLNLAIVGHVDSGKSTLSGRLLHLLGQISQKEMHKYEKEAKQQGKGSFAYAWALDESAEERERGITMTVAVAYFNTKSYCVVLLDSPGHRDFVPNMISGATQADAAILVVDASIGAFEAGIDVSGGQTREHAQLIKSFGVDQIIIAINKMDAVGYSKERFDTIKNKLGTFLRSCKFKDSSVLWIPLSAMENQNLVTSPSDARLLSWFQGPCLLDAIDSLQPPQRDYSKPILMPICDLVKLPSQGQVSVCGKLETGALQTGDKVLVMPSREMATVRSLEHNSQVCDSAKAGDNVTINLQGIDVNRVMAGDVLCHPEYPIAVTNHLELKILLLDIAVPILIGSQLEFHVHHAKEAARVVKILSLLDPKTGKETKKSPRCLLAKQNAIIQVVLQGMVCIEEHSKCKGLGRVSLRASGRTIALGLVTRVLEKKE
- the LOC129891300 gene encoding uncharacterized protein LOC129891300 isoform X3 produces the protein MQAHVYLLGISESITMPRKVNYGVDYEEDFYDYEDYNYDYDDGYEYLETNGSAPETNTNQELVKEPVKAGFWCCPICTFDNEDTTNLCDMCGVLRNPLIKGCGGVKASPATSDKVVQSDVLSSKKEITGEVKRELVFEGPTSSSTSTAKVRRGDMKDRGSFIETRGNHGVMSNVSNMSVSSKPRNTESRIASRSQSKPQKIVCTDQLEDKLNQLNLAIVGHVDSGKSTLSGRLLHLLGQISQKEMHKYEKEAKQQGKGSFAYAWALDESAEERERGITMTVAVAYFNTKSYCVVLLDSPGHRDFVPNMISGATQADAAILVVDASIGAFEAGIDVSGGQTREHAQLIKSFGVDQIIIAINKMDAVGYSKERFDTIKNKLGTFLRSCKFKDSSVLWIPLSAMENQNLVTSPSDARLLSWFQGPCLLDAIDSLQPPQRDYSKPILMPICDLVKLPSQGQVSVCGKLETGALQTGDKVLVMPSREMATVRSLEHNSQVCDSAKAGDNVTINLQGIDVNRVMAGDVLCHPEYPIAVTNHLELKILLLDIAVPILIGSQLEFHVHHAKEAARVVKILSLLDPKTGKETKKSPRCLLAKQNAIIQVVLQGMVCIEEHSKCKGLGRVSLRASGRTIALGLVTRVLEKKE
- the LOC129891300 gene encoding uncharacterized protein LOC129891300 isoform X1, whose product is MQAHVYLLGISESITMPRKVNYGVDYEEDFYDYEDYNYDYDDGYEYLETNGSAPETNTNQELVKVGIWHCSICTFDNRASMNVCDVCGNPKQEPVKAGFWCCPICTFDNEDTTNLCDMCGVLRNPLIKGCGGVKASPATSDKVVQSDVLSSKKEITGEVKRELVFEGPTSSSTSTAKVRRGDMKDRGSFIETRGNHGVMSNVSNMSVSSKPRNTESRIASRSQSKPQKIVCTDQLEDKLNQLNLAIVGHVDSGKSTLSGRLLHLLGQISQKEMHKYEKEAKQQGKGSFAYAWALDESAEERERGITMTVAVAYFNTKSYCVVLLDSPGHRDFVPNMISGATQADAAILVVDASIGAFEAGIDVSGGQTREHAQLIKSFGVDQIIIAINKMDAVGYSKERFDTIKNKLGTFLRSCKFKDSSVLWIPLSAMENQNLVTSPSDARLLSWFQGPCLLDAIDSLQPPQRDYSKPILMPICDLVKLPSQGQVSVCGKLETGALQTGDKVLVMPSREMATVRSLEHNSQVCDSAKAGDNVTINLQGIDVNRVMAGDVLCHPEYPIAVTNHLELKILLLDIAVPILIGSQLEFHVHHAKEAARVVKILSLLDPKTGKETKKSPRCLLAKQNAIIQVVLQGMVCIEEHSKCKGLGRVSLRASGRTIALGLVTRVLEKKE